A genomic window from Tolypothrix sp. PCC 7910 includes:
- the sigC gene encoding RNA polymerase sigma factor SigC, producing the protein MPATSFYADAPYNAQKSQQILDQDLTVDDHELPLDDLQDLELASVDPASFAASTNRRSTDLVRLYLQEIGRVRLLGRDEEVSEAQKVQRYLRMRIVLANAAKQGDAVIEPYLRLIEVQERLASELGHRPSLERWAATAGINLCDLKPTLSEGKRRWAEIAKITVEELEQIQSQGLQSKEHMIKANLRLVVSVAKKYQNRGLELLDLVQEGTLGLERAVEKFDPTKGYRFSTYAYWWIRQGITRAIATSSRTIRLPVHITEKLNKIKKAQRKIAQEKGRTPTLEDLAVELEMTPTQVREVLLRVPRSVSLETKVGKDKDTELGELLETDSVTPEELLMRESLQRDLQHLLADLTSRERDVILMRFGLADGHPYSLAEIGRALDLSRERVRQIESKALQKLRQPKRRNLIRDYLESLS; encoded by the coding sequence ATGCCAGCAACATCTTTTTACGCAGATGCCCCCTACAACGCACAAAAATCTCAGCAAATCTTAGACCAAGATCTTACGGTTGACGATCATGAGTTGCCTTTAGATGATTTGCAAGATTTAGAGTTGGCTTCTGTTGATCCCGCGAGTTTCGCTGCTAGCACCAACCGTCGGAGTACAGATTTAGTACGCCTCTATCTTCAAGAAATTGGTCGGGTACGCTTATTAGGGCGAGACGAAGAGGTTTCAGAAGCTCAGAAAGTCCAACGTTATTTGCGGATGCGGATAGTACTTGCTAATGCTGCTAAGCAAGGGGATGCAGTCATTGAGCCTTATCTGCGATTGATTGAAGTCCAAGAACGTTTAGCATCTGAACTGGGACATCGTCCGTCTTTAGAAAGATGGGCTGCTACTGCTGGTATCAACTTGTGCGATCTCAAGCCTACTTTATCTGAAGGTAAACGTCGCTGGGCGGAAATTGCCAAAATTACAGTGGAAGAATTAGAACAAATTCAGTCCCAAGGACTCCAGTCTAAAGAACACATGATCAAGGCGAATCTGCGCTTGGTTGTGTCTGTTGCTAAGAAATATCAAAATCGCGGATTAGAATTGTTGGATTTAGTCCAAGAAGGCACACTTGGCTTAGAACGTGCTGTAGAAAAATTTGACCCAACTAAGGGTTATCGCTTTAGTACTTACGCTTACTGGTGGATTCGTCAAGGTATTACCAGAGCGATCGCTACTTCTAGCCGGACAATTCGCCTTCCTGTCCACATTACTGAAAAGCTCAACAAAATTAAAAAAGCTCAACGCAAAATTGCTCAAGAAAAAGGTCGGACTCCGACTTTGGAAGATTTGGCTGTTGAGCTAGAAATGACGCCAACTCAAGTTAGAGAAGTATTGTTACGGGTTCCTCGCTCTGTTTCTCTAGAAACCAAAGTAGGGAAAGATAAAGACACTGAGTTAGGCGAATTGCTCGAAACTGATAGTGTTACTCCAGAAGAATTATTAATGCGTGAATCTTTGCAAAGAGATTTACAGCATTTGTTAGCAGATTTAACTAGCCGCGAGCGTGATGTAATTCTGATGCGGTTTGGTTTAGCAGATGGTCATCCCTACTCTTTAGCAGAAATCGGACGTGCGCTGGATTTATCACGGGAACGTGTACGCCAAATCGAATCTAAAGCTTTACAAAAGCTACGCCAACCAAAGCGCCGTAATTTGATCCGCGACTATCTGGAATCCTTGAGTTAG
- a CDS encoding Fur family transcriptional regulator, with protein sequence MTVYTSTSLKAELNDRGWRLTPQRETILHIFQELPQGEHLSAEDLYHRLETDGEGISLSTIYRTLKLMARMGILRELELGEGHKHYELNQPYPHHHHHLICVRCNSTIEFKNDSILKIGAKTAQKEGFHLLDCQMTIHAVCPKCQRALMPL encoded by the coding sequence ATGACTGTTTACACTTCTACTTCACTAAAAGCGGAATTAAATGACCGGGGTTGGCGTTTAACTCCCCAACGTGAAACAATTCTACACATTTTCCAAGAGCTTCCGCAAGGCGAACATCTCAGTGCTGAGGATCTTTATCATCGCTTAGAAACTGATGGTGAAGGAATTAGTCTCTCAACTATTTATCGAACTTTAAAGTTGATGGCTAGAATGGGGATTTTGCGGGAATTGGAACTGGGGGAAGGACATAAACATTACGAACTTAATCAGCCCTACCCCCATCACCACCATCACCTCATCTGTGTGAGATGTAACAGTACAATTGAGTTCAAAAACGACTCAATTTTGAAAATTGGGGCAAAAACTGCCCAGAAAGAAGGTTTCCATCTGCTTGACTGTCAAATGACTATTCATGCAGTTTGTCCCAAGTGCCAAAGAGCTTTGATGCCTTTATAG
- a CDS encoding peptidoglycan-binding protein, whose protein sequence is MDNLAYFHLAFAYEDSQSSELVSLKDFFNTAATPDWKRLSSRAWRYMLPLALTLSILSAVSSALALERGDQGPSVRNLQQKLKQVGFYQAPITQIYDFPTEDAVRRFQKAAGLPVDGIVGTTTLQKLDNWRPRVASTTTPAKKTSTSTNTARATAVSTQPKKTATTNTAAKKPTVVPTTATTNKRSNPNYLVKGDEGESVRVLQERLRVAGFYYGNATGIFGPITEDAVKRFQAAYNLDTDGVVGPATARKLPPIGVGDGEDAPKAVADRDKLRMGDRGEPVRILQDHLIKAGYLQGEPNGYFGPNTADAVRRFQAANYLAPSGIAGPTTRAKLYSLVTNTSKSEFSVLEIQRRLQEKGFYKGQLNGVMADDTKKAIKQAQEFYGISLKDIRSGRF, encoded by the coding sequence ATGGACAACCTCGCGTATTTCCACCTAGCTTTTGCCTATGAAGATAGCCAATCCAGTGAATTGGTTTCTCTGAAAGATTTTTTTAACACAGCAGCAACACCAGACTGGAAACGGCTTTCTAGCAGGGCTTGGCGATATATGTTACCTCTTGCCCTCACTTTGTCGATTCTCAGTGCTGTTAGTAGTGCCTTGGCACTTGAACGGGGCGATCAAGGCCCTTCTGTCAGGAATCTACAACAAAAGTTGAAACAAGTAGGCTTTTATCAAGCTCCCATTACACAAATTTATGACTTCCCTACTGAAGACGCTGTACGCCGCTTTCAAAAAGCTGCCGGCTTACCAGTAGACGGAATCGTCGGTACAACCACTTTACAAAAATTAGACAACTGGCGGCCCAGAGTTGCAAGTACAACCACACCAGCGAAGAAGACTAGTACTAGTACAAATACTGCTAGAGCAACTGCTGTCAGTACACAACCGAAAAAAACAGCTACCACCAATACAGCAGCTAAAAAACCTACTGTTGTTCCAACAACTGCAACAACCAATAAGCGCAGCAATCCCAATTACCTTGTGAAAGGTGATGAAGGTGAATCTGTCAGAGTTTTACAAGAAAGATTACGAGTTGCTGGCTTTTATTACGGTAACGCCACTGGTATCTTTGGCCCGATTACAGAAGACGCTGTCAAAAGATTCCAAGCAGCTTATAACCTAGATACTGATGGTGTTGTGGGCCCAGCAACAGCGAGGAAATTGCCACCGATTGGTGTTGGTGATGGAGAGGATGCTCCCAAAGCAGTAGCCGATCGCGATAAATTGCGGATGGGCGATCGCGGTGAACCAGTTCGGATTCTGCAAGATCACTTGATCAAAGCTGGTTATTTACAGGGAGAACCAAATGGCTACTTTGGCCCCAATACTGCAGATGCTGTGCGCCGATTTCAAGCGGCTAATTATTTAGCACCTAGTGGTATAGCTGGCCCAACTACCAGAGCCAAGTTATATAGCTTAGTGACTAATACTTCTAAGAGTGAATTTAGTGTTTTGGAAATTCAAAGAAGACTACAAGAAAAAGGTTTCTACAAAGGTCAACTCAATGGTGTAATGGCAGATGACACCAAAAAAGCCATTAAACAAGCCCAAGAGTTTTACGGTATCAGTCTCAAGGATATTAGAAGCGGACGCTTTTAG
- the cobN gene encoding cobaltochelatase subunit CobN — translation MHRVSATSGGWNQSEDLIFIEQTPAPFVFITAADTDIQTLAAAVPQLPATFPALRVANLLQLQQQISIDSYGEEVLELAQVIIVRLLGGRSYWAYGLEVVQEIVQRNSINLIVMPGDDAFDPHLVSQSSVPLDIVNQVWQYFSQGGVKNFVNALQFISDTCLSTSFNPPAPELVPRIGFYEWGLGNSGPPLGIRGNGDWGLGIGDEGDKGTRGQGEIPITNYQLPITNYQCPIPHAPCPMPKVGILFYRAHYLSGNTRVIDSLCQALVQKNLQPVPVFVSSLREPDIQEELSEFFQPKESEQIAVLLNTTSFSLARLETETPQIELWEKLDVPVLQVILSGGGVEQWESQMAGLSPRDIAMNVALPEVDGRIISRAVSFKTVQTRNQDLETDVVVYEPISDRIEFVTQLAANWVRLRSKPPQERRIAVIVANYPNRDGRLANGVGLDTPASCVEILKALQLAGYHVENLPANSEELIQRLTAGVTNDPEGRDWRAVNQSLSQEEYQNYFATLPSAVQQGITQRWGDWGLGIGDKEEIKNVPLPITNYQLPNTQFPIPGIQLGNIFVGIQPSRGYDLDPSLNYHAPDLEPTHNYLAFYYWVRECFGADAVVHVGKHGNLEWLPGKSLALSSNCYPEVALGPMPHLYPFIVNDPGEGSQAKRRSQAVIIDHLTPPMTRAELYGSLQQLENLIDEYYEAESLDPVRLPMIRDRIRELILQENLHQDLGITNEQDVLNFENLILNSINGYLCELKEAQIRDGLHIFGQCPQGQQLRDLIVAIARIPNRYSIGITRALAEEWSLDFDPLTANFSDKFTLPESTLAPLHLVAKLKSCHTIGDAVEILEEHAAYLVEQLILSYSPIPNPQSPIPTILNWIALKLLPALQQTQQEITNLLRGLDGRYVQSAASGAPTRGRPEVLPTGKNFYSVDIRALPTETAWDIGRKAAETLIERYTQDNGEYPKTLALSVWGTATMRTGGDDIAEALALLGVRPVWDGAARRVVDFEILPLSVLGRPRVDVTLRISGFFRDAFPNMIDLFDSAVQAVAALDEPQEQNPLAAQVKQDTDFWQAEGLTSEEAQMRSRYRIFGSKPGAYGAGLQGLMESQNWTDDQDLARAYINWSSYAYTSGSILPNTQSPVPNTQSPISAPEALQQRLMQTQVVLHNQDNREHDLLDSDDYYQFQGGLTTAVRSLQGQNPQIYFGDNSNTAQPKVSQLKEEIARVYRSRVINPKWIAGVMRHGYKGAFEMAATVDFLFAYDATTQCVEDYMYQGIVNTYLLDPAVEEFIHQKNPWALRDIAEKLLEAHKRSLWQDVNTQTLEMLRALVHQAEAAIEEK, via the coding sequence ATGCATCGTGTAAGTGCCACATCCGGAGGATGGAATCAGTCAGAAGACTTGATTTTTATAGAACAAACTCCAGCTCCCTTTGTGTTTATTACGGCTGCTGATACAGACATTCAAACCCTGGCAGCTGCGGTTCCTCAATTACCTGCGACGTTTCCTGCATTAAGAGTTGCCAACCTGTTGCAGTTACAACAACAAATAAGTATAGACAGTTATGGCGAGGAAGTTTTAGAACTTGCTCAAGTAATTATTGTGCGCCTATTAGGAGGACGTTCCTATTGGGCTTACGGTTTAGAAGTAGTACAAGAAATTGTTCAACGCAATAGTATAAACCTCATTGTAATGCCAGGGGATGATGCTTTTGATCCCCATTTAGTTTCTCAGTCTAGCGTGCCTTTAGATATTGTGAACCAAGTATGGCAATACTTTAGCCAAGGTGGTGTAAAAAATTTTGTTAATGCACTCCAGTTTATTTCTGATACTTGCCTTTCAACTTCATTTAATCCCCCAGCACCGGAATTAGTACCGCGAATTGGGTTTTATGAGTGGGGATTGGGGAACTCGGGGCCCCCTCTGGGGATAAGGGGTAATGGGGACTGGGGACTGGGGATTGGGGATGAGGGGGACAAGGGGACAAGGGGACAGGGAGAAATTCCAATTACCAATTACCAATTACCAATTACCAATTACCAATGCCCAATCCCCCATGCCCCATGCCCCATGCCCAAAGTTGGCATTCTGTTCTACCGCGCTCACTATCTTTCTGGCAATACAAGAGTAATTGATAGTTTATGTCAAGCTTTGGTACAGAAAAATTTACAGCCTGTGCCTGTGTTTGTTTCTTCATTGCGCGAACCGGATATTCAAGAGGAATTGAGCGAGTTTTTCCAACCCAAGGAATCAGAACAAATTGCAGTACTGCTTAATACCACTAGCTTTTCTCTGGCGCGGTTAGAAACAGAAACACCCCAAATTGAACTTTGGGAAAAATTGGATGTGCCAGTGTTACAAGTGATTCTCAGTGGCGGAGGAGTTGAGCAGTGGGAATCACAAATGGCAGGGCTTTCTCCCCGTGATATTGCGATGAATGTGGCACTACCAGAGGTAGATGGGCGGATTATTAGCCGCGCTGTGTCTTTTAAAACAGTGCAAACGCGCAATCAGGATTTAGAAACCGATGTGGTAGTTTATGAACCAATAAGCGATCGCATTGAGTTTGTGACTCAACTAGCAGCTAATTGGGTACGCTTACGTTCCAAGCCACCCCAAGAAAGGCGTATTGCCGTAATTGTCGCCAATTATCCTAACCGCGATGGACGACTCGCTAATGGCGTGGGATTAGATACCCCAGCGAGTTGTGTAGAAATTCTCAAGGCTTTGCAATTAGCTGGCTATCACGTAGAAAATTTACCTGCTAATAGCGAGGAATTAATTCAACGCCTCACCGCTGGCGTAACCAACGATCCAGAAGGCAGAGATTGGCGCGCAGTCAACCAAAGCCTTTCTCAGGAAGAATACCAAAACTATTTCGCCACCTTACCATCAGCCGTACAGCAAGGTATTACTCAGCGATGGGGGGACTGGGGATTGGGGATTGGGGATAAGGAAGAAATAAAAAATGTCCCATTACCAATTACCAATTACCAATTACCAAACACCCAATTCCCAATTCCCGGCATTCAACTCGGTAACATTTTCGTAGGCATTCAGCCATCACGAGGTTATGACCTTGACCCTAGTTTGAATTATCATGCACCGGATTTAGAACCAACCCATAATTATTTAGCTTTTTATTATTGGGTAAGGGAATGTTTTGGTGCAGATGCTGTAGTTCATGTGGGAAAACACGGGAATCTAGAATGGCTTCCCGGTAAAAGTTTAGCTTTATCCAGTAATTGTTATCCGGAAGTGGCTTTGGGGCCAATGCCTCACCTCTACCCGTTTATCGTCAACGATCCGGGTGAGGGTTCCCAAGCTAAACGTCGCAGTCAAGCCGTAATTATCGACCATTTAACACCCCCAATGACACGGGCGGAACTCTATGGTTCGCTGCAACAATTAGAGAATTTAATTGATGAGTATTACGAAGCAGAAAGTTTAGATCCGGTGCGATTACCAATGATTCGCGATCGCATCCGCGAACTAATTCTGCAAGAGAATTTACATCAAGACTTAGGGATTACTAATGAACAAGATGTTTTAAACTTTGAAAATTTAATTTTAAATTCCATCAACGGCTATCTTTGTGAATTAAAAGAAGCCCAAATTCGTGATGGCTTACACATTTTTGGGCAATGTCCCCAAGGGCAACAATTACGCGATTTAATAGTAGCGATCGCGCGCATCCCTAATCGCTATTCCATCGGTATTACTCGCGCCTTAGCTGAAGAATGGAGTTTAGATTTCGACCCCCTCACCGCCAATTTCAGCGACAAATTTACCCTACCAGAATCTACCCTCGCGCCTTTACATCTTGTCGCCAAGCTGAAATCTTGCCACACTATCGGCGATGCTGTAGAAATCCTCGAAGAACACGCCGCTTACCTAGTCGAACAACTCATATTATCCTATTCCCCAATCCCCAATCCCCAATCCCCAATCCCCACTATCCTCAACTGGATCGCCCTCAAACTCCTCCCCGCATTGCAACAAACCCAGCAAGAAATCACCAACTTGTTACGGGGACTAGATGGCAGATATGTCCAGAGTGCTGCTTCTGGCGCACCTACACGCGGTCGCCCGGAAGTATTGCCTACAGGTAAAAACTTTTACTCTGTAGATATTCGTGCCCTACCCACAGAAACAGCCTGGGATATTGGCAGGAAAGCGGCTGAAACACTTATTGAGCGCTACACCCAAGATAATGGCGAGTATCCCAAAACACTGGCATTATCAGTGTGGGGCACAGCAACAATGCGAACTGGTGGTGATGATATTGCTGAAGCCTTAGCACTGTTAGGCGTGCGGCCTGTATGGGATGGTGCAGCGCGGCGAGTAGTAGATTTTGAAATTTTACCGTTGTCGGTTTTAGGAAGACCTCGCGTTGATGTCACATTGCGAATTTCGGGATTTTTCCGAGATGCATTCCCCAACATGATTGATTTATTTGACTCAGCCGTGCAAGCAGTAGCCGCCTTAGATGAACCACAAGAACAAAATCCCCTAGCAGCACAAGTGAAGCAAGATACTGATTTTTGGCAAGCAGAAGGATTAACTTCAGAGGAAGCACAAATGCGATCGCGTTATCGCATATTTGGTTCTAAACCAGGCGCTTACGGTGCTGGACTCCAAGGCTTAATGGAATCGCAAAATTGGACAGATGACCAAGATTTAGCCCGCGCTTACATTAACTGGAGTTCTTATGCCTATACTTCAGGCAGTATACTCCCCAATACCCAATCCCCAGTCCCCAATACCCAGTCCCCCATCTCCGCCCCCGAAGCCTTACAGCAACGCTTGATGCAAACGCAAGTTGTGCTGCACAACCAAGATAACCGCGAACATGACTTACTCGATTCTGATGATTATTACCAATTTCAAGGTGGTTTAACCACTGCAGTCCGTTCTCTTCAAGGACAGAATCCGCAAATTTATTTTGGTGATAATTCCAATACCGCCCAACCAAAAGTCAGCCAACTCAAAGAGGAAATTGCCCGGGTATATCGTTCTCGCGTCATTAATCCCAAGTGGATTGCTGGGGTAATGCGTCACGGCTACAAAGGAGCATTTGAAATGGCGGCGACAGTAGATTTTCTTTTTGCCTACGATGCCACAACTCAATGTGTCGAAGATTATATGTATCAGGGTATAGTAAATACTTATTTGCTCGATCCTGCGGTGGAGGAATTTATTCACCAAAAAAATCCGTGGGCTTTGCGTGATATTGCTGAGAAATTATTGGAGGCACATAAGCGCAGTTTATGGCAGGATGTAAATACACAAACATTGGAAATGTTACGAGCCTTAGTACATCAAGCTGAAGCAGCAATTGAAGAAAAATAA
- a CDS encoding GAF domain-containing sensor histidine kinase, producing MLSSPDLSFSRTLPLDTFNQLGELLQQMAQAVGSAALVLTEAVLARIRVPAEWQEQRFTLLVSEGFSALLMGNFTRREQQSLGTEAIGVNFVTGTNSTNSFSNSGNQPKQPSSTSQLNSISYSQDAAELNTRLTFNCEAIASFLVKLRDLFGADSYTHQNLQRYSQILRTNDATLQSQFTLLLLEYLLPQLNQQVDLTQTLNEPHAYICQPVEDALKKQVAQERLLNRVTNQIRRSLDLSVIMTTALTQVREFLELDRLIIYKFENASSTNPSYNFDAAYLNSDNYRTWFGNQPGEPPHQLNGQYAPPAPINPQPPLQDYQLHGGCIVYEVRATETIPSVLNYREETCFVHHSQCWEKYRQGFTLAVVDVEKTYHLEQCLLNFLREVQVRAKVAAPIMFEEKLWGLLIAHQCHDPREWTENEKSLLTAIAEQLAIAIHQTELMRSLRDAASTLTQEKHTLEQRVAERTLELRDALLAAEAASRLRNEFLATISHELLTPLTYVIGMSSTLLRWPLGELSQRQRDYLQTIHDSGEHLLEMINDILDLSQIEAGKAVLNITEFSLRDIAESTLKTLEDRANQVQLQLTLDLQIDPRRDRFTADATRIEQIISNLLTNAIKFTPKGGNVTLRLWVEEDTAIFQVEDTGIGIPEEQLPLLFEKFQQLDTPYRRRYEGTGLGLALTKQLVELHRGRIEVESTVGIGSIFTVWIPAQPMTACKS from the coding sequence ATGCTTAGTTCTCCTGATTTGAGCTTCTCCCGAACCTTACCCTTAGATACATTTAATCAGCTTGGGGAATTGTTACAACAGATGGCTCAAGCAGTTGGAAGTGCAGCTTTGGTATTGACAGAAGCGGTGCTGGCAAGGATTCGCGTCCCTGCTGAGTGGCAAGAGCAACGTTTTACATTGCTGGTTTCTGAGGGGTTTAGTGCGCTGTTAATGGGAAATTTTACCCGGAGGGAACAGCAGTCATTAGGTACGGAGGCAATAGGAGTTAACTTTGTAACAGGGACAAATTCCACTAATAGTTTCTCCAACTCTGGTAACCAACCCAAGCAACCTTCCTCTACATCGCAGCTTAACAGTATTTCCTATTCTCAGGATGCCGCAGAGCTTAATACTAGGTTGACATTTAATTGCGAAGCGATCGCATCTTTCTTGGTGAAATTGCGAGATTTGTTTGGCGCTGATTCCTATACTCACCAAAATCTGCAACGTTATAGTCAAATTCTCCGTACTAATGATGCTACGCTCCAAAGTCAATTTACGCTGTTGTTATTAGAATATCTCTTGCCGCAGCTCAATCAGCAGGTAGATTTAACACAAACTTTGAATGAGCCTCATGCTTATATTTGTCAGCCTGTGGAAGATGCGCTGAAAAAACAGGTTGCTCAAGAACGACTGTTAAATCGAGTCACAAACCAAATTCGTAGAAGCCTAGATTTATCTGTCATCATGACAACGGCGCTAACACAAGTGCGTGAGTTTTTAGAATTAGATAGATTAATAATTTATAAATTTGAGAATGCAAGTTCGACAAATCCCTCATACAACTTTGATGCTGCGTACTTAAATAGTGATAATTACCGTACCTGGTTTGGTAATCAACCAGGAGAACCTCCTCATCAACTCAACGGACAATATGCACCGCCAGCACCAATCAATCCCCAACCCCCACTACAAGATTATCAACTACATGGGGGTTGTATAGTCTATGAAGTCCGCGCTACAGAAACAATTCCCTCAGTTTTAAATTATCGGGAAGAAACTTGCTTTGTACATCACTCCCAATGCTGGGAGAAATATCGCCAAGGTTTTACCTTAGCGGTGGTTGATGTGGAAAAGACTTATCATCTAGAACAGTGTTTGTTAAATTTTTTAAGGGAAGTACAAGTACGTGCTAAGGTAGCTGCCCCCATTATGTTTGAAGAAAAACTTTGGGGACTGCTAATTGCACATCAATGTCACGATCCACGAGAATGGACTGAAAACGAGAAAAGTTTGCTGACTGCGATCGCAGAACAATTAGCGATCGCGATTCACCAAACAGAGTTAATGCGATCGCTGCGAGATGCTGCCAGCACTCTCACTCAAGAAAAGCATACCCTGGAACAACGAGTAGCTGAACGCACACTAGAGCTACGCGATGCTTTACTCGCCGCAGAAGCCGCTAGCCGCCTGAGAAATGAATTTTTAGCCACGATTAGCCATGAATTGCTTACGCCTTTAACTTATGTCATCGGTATGTCTTCAACTTTGTTACGCTGGCCTTTAGGTGAATTGAGCCAACGTCAACGAGATTATCTCCAAACCATCCATGACAGCGGCGAACATTTATTAGAAATGATTAATGACATCCTCGATTTATCCCAAATTGAGGCAGGCAAAGCAGTTTTAAATATTACAGAATTTTCCTTAAGAGATATAGCAGAAAGTACGCTAAAAACCTTAGAAGACAGAGCCAATCAGGTACAACTGCAGCTGACACTGGATTTGCAAATAGATCCCAGACGCGATCGCTTTACTGCCGATGCTACCAGAATCGAGCAAATTATTTCTAATTTATTAACAAATGCCATTAAATTTACCCCAAAAGGCGGCAATGTGACGTTACGGTTGTGGGTAGAAGAGGACACTGCCATCTTTCAAGTAGAAGATACAGGTATTGGCATTCCTGAAGAACAGTTACCCCTACTTTTTGAAAAATTTCAGCAACTCGATACACCCTATCGCCGACGCTACGAAGGTACAGGATTAGGTTTAGCCTTAACTAAACAATTAGTAGAACTGCATCGCGGGCGCATTGAAGTAGAGTCTACTGTAGGCATCGGTTCAATTTTCACCGTCTGGATACCAGCCCAGCCAATGACGGCGTGTAAGTCGTGA
- a CDS encoding N-acetylmannosamine-6-phosphate 2-epimerase — protein MPHAPFPKGLIVSCQAPVDSPLHQPLVIAAMAQAAVNNGAVGVRIDTPNHIQAVRACVDAPIIGLWKQVIAGYDVYITPQFHHAVAVAAAGADIIAIDATMRSRPGDEQLATMIARIHQELNKPVMADVDTIEAAKAAVNAGADIVGTTLFGYTASTKDFTPPGWELLSQMVEQLNIPVICEGGIASPQMARQALALGADAVVVGTAITGIDIQVRAYKSMMSSEEL, from the coding sequence ATGCCCCATGCCCCATTCCCAAAAGGTTTAATTGTCTCTTGCCAAGCCCCTGTTGATTCACCGTTGCATCAACCGCTAGTAATTGCGGCGATGGCACAAGCTGCGGTGAATAATGGTGCTGTTGGGGTGCGGATAGATACCCCCAATCACATTCAAGCTGTGCGTGCTTGTGTGGATGCGCCAATTATTGGGCTGTGGAAGCAAGTTATCGCTGGCTACGATGTCTACATTACCCCTCAGTTTCACCATGCTGTAGCTGTGGCGGCTGCTGGGGCTGATATTATTGCCATTGATGCCACCATGAGAAGCCGCCCTGGTGATGAGCAATTAGCAACGATGATTGCCAGAATTCATCAAGAATTAAATAAACCAGTTATGGCAGATGTCGATACAATTGAGGCGGCAAAAGCAGCAGTCAATGCTGGAGCAGATATTGTGGGAACAACTCTTTTTGGTTACACAGCTTCAACCAAAGATTTTACGCCTCCTGGTTGGGAACTCCTCAGCCAGATGGTAGAACAGCTAAATATTCCCGTGATTTGTGAAGGTGGGATAGCTTCACCCCAAATGGCTCGTCAAGCCTTAGCTTTAGGGGCTGATGCTGTTGTCGTTGGTACTGCTATTACTGGGATTGACATTCAAGTCAGAGCCTATAAATCAATGATGAGTTCTGAAGAATTATGA
- a CDS encoding acetate kinase encodes MKILVLNAGSSSQKSCLYEIKDDFLPKQAPQPLWEGKVNWTKEQGVAEIQVKTATGEVLEESIYADSRQAHVTYMLYTLTRGATKVIGNLSEIDVVGHRVVHGGEDYRKSTVINEDVKKAIAELATLAPVHNPAAVEGIEAIEQSLGDVKQVAVFDTGFHATIPDATAIYPGPYEWVEQGIRRYGFHGISHQYCAQRAADILGRDLASLKLINCHLGNGCSLAAIQNGRSIDTTMGFTPLDGLMMGSRSGSIDPGILIYLLRQSNYSAESLDYVLNKASGLRGISGISSDLPEVIAAIAQGNYRAQLAWDMYVHRLRSSIGSMLASLGGLDVLVFTAGVGEKSPGIRQAVSEGFGFLGLKIDPQKNQQNPVDIDIATPESTVRVLVIHTQEDWAIAQQCWLLFKQ; translated from the coding sequence ATGAAAATACTTGTACTGAATGCCGGATCTAGTAGTCAAAAAAGTTGTCTTTATGAAATCAAAGATGATTTTCTCCCCAAACAAGCACCTCAACCGCTTTGGGAAGGTAAAGTCAACTGGACGAAAGAGCAAGGTGTAGCAGAAATTCAGGTGAAAACCGCTACAGGTGAAGTGCTGGAAGAATCAATCTATGCGGACTCGCGACAAGCACATGTCACCTATATGCTTTACACTCTGACTCGCGGTGCTACCAAGGTAATTGGTAATCTGTCAGAAATCGATGTGGTAGGTCATCGTGTAGTACATGGGGGAGAAGATTACCGTAAAAGTACGGTGATTAACGAAGATGTAAAAAAAGCGATCGCCGAACTTGCTACTCTAGCACCTGTACATAATCCGGCGGCTGTGGAAGGTATAGAAGCTATCGAGCAAAGCTTGGGTGATGTGAAGCAGGTAGCAGTATTTGATACTGGATTTCATGCAACTATCCCTGATGCTACGGCAATTTATCCCGGCCCTTATGAGTGGGTAGAGCAAGGTATCCGCCGCTATGGGTTTCATGGTATCAGTCACCAATACTGCGCTCAACGTGCGGCTGATATCCTGGGGCGAGATTTAGCATCGCTGAAATTAATTAATTGTCATTTAGGTAACGGCTGTTCTTTAGCAGCAATCCAAAATGGACGTAGCATTGATACGACTATGGGCTTTACACCCTTAGATGGCTTAATGATGGGTAGTCGTTCAGGTTCCATCGATCCAGGGATTTTAATTTACCTGCTACGACAATCTAATTATTCTGCCGAAAGCCTTGATTATGTACTAAATAAAGCTTCCGGCTTACGTGGTATCTCTGGCATATCTAGTGATTTACCAGAAGTAATCGCTGCGATCGCTCAAGGTAATTATCGCGCCCAGCTGGCTTGGGATATGTACGTGCATCGCTTGCGTTCTAGCATTGGTTCTATGCTTGCCAGTTTAGGGGGGTTAGATGTCTTAGTATTTACCGCAGGTGTTGGTGAAAAATCCCCTGGAATTCGCCAAGCTGTGTCCGAAGGCTTTGGGTTTTTAGGGCTGAAAATCGACCCACAGAAAAATCAACAAAACCCTGTTGATATAGACATTGCCACCCCAGAATCAACCGTACGGGTCTTAGTCATCCATACTCAAGAAGACTGGGCGATCGCACAACAATGTTGGTTGCTTTTCAAGCAGTAA